Genomic DNA from Peribacillus simplex:
CGGAACACCGATACACCCGATGTCTCCACTATCCAAAATCACCTGGATCGTGAATGATCATCCAGAGATCGCAACCCATGTTAAAAAGTATATCGGGATTAAAGAATATATCTTTAAAAAGTTCTTTGATCAATATGTTGTCGATTATTCCCTTGCTTCATCTATGGGCATGATGAATCTCAAAAATTTGGATTGGGATGAAGAAGCCTTGAGAATTGCCGGAATAACGCGTGGACAATTATCTGAGCTCGTACCAACAACAAAGGTCTTTAACAACTGTGACCCGGATTTAGCAAAACAGATCGGGATTGATCCACAGACCCCCTTTGTCATTGGGGCAAGTGATGGTGTTCTTTCAAATCTAGGTGTAAACGCGATCCGGAAAGGTGAAATCGCTGTCACGATTGGGACAAGCGGTGCGATTCGGACGATTATAGACGAGCCGAAAACAGACGAAAAAGGAAGAATCTTTTGCTATGCCTTAACGGAAAAGCATTGGGTGATTGGCGGGCCGGTAAACAATGGCGGGATGGTCCTTCGCTGGATTCGCGATGAATTTGCTTCTTCCGAGGTAGAAACAGCTAAAAGGCTTGGCATCGATGCTTATGAAGTCTTGACCAAGATTGCCGAACGTGTAAGACCAGGCGCTGATGGATTGTTATTCCATCCATATCTTGCAGGTGAACGTGCACCATTATGGAATCCGGATGTACGGGGGTCATTTTTCGGATTAACACTGTCGCATAAGAAAGAACATATGATTCGGGCGGCTCTAGAAGGGGTCATTTACAATTTATATACAGTATTTTTAGCCTTAACTGAATGTATGGACGGTCCCGTTACCCGAATTCAAGCTACGGGAGGCTTCGCAAGGTCGGCTGTTTGGCGGCAAATGATGTCCGATATTTTCGAATCGGAAGTCGTGGTTCCAGAAAGCTACGAAAGTTCGTGCCTGGGTGCTTGTATATTGGGGTTATATGCAACCGGGGAAATTGATTCCTTCGAAGTGGTTTCCGAAATGATAGGCAATACCCACAAGCACACACCGAAGGATGATTCTGTAAAAGAATATAGGCAACTACTGCCGATTTTTATTAACCTATCAAGGGTATTGGAAAACGAATATACACAGATTGCGAATTATCAAAGAAACTTAATAAATGCTACAAAGTAAAGACATGGAGGAATTACAATGCCATTAGTTATTGTCGCTTTAGGAATTGTCGCTTTATTAATTTTAATAATGGGCTTAAAATTAAACACCTTTATTTCCTTGATCATTGTATCGTTTGGAGTGGCTTTAGCACTTGGGATGCCACTTGATGGAATTGTCAAAACCATTGAAGCTGGATTAGGCGGAACACTTGGTCACTTAGCGTTAATCTTTGGACTTGGAGCGATGTTGGGTAAGTTGATCGCAGATTCAGGCGGCGCGCAGCGCATTGCCATGACCCTTGTTAAAAAATTCGGTGAAAAGAATATTCAATGGGCAGTCGTGGCAGCATCATTTATTATCGGTGTCGCATTGTTTTTTGAAGTGGGATTAGTATTATTAATTCCAATCGTATTTGCAATTTCAAGGGAATTGAAAGTTTCGATATTGTATCTTGGTATTCCAATGGTAGCGGCATTATCAGTAACGCACGGTTTCTTACCGCCGCATCCAGGGCCAACCGTCATCGCTGGTGAATATGGTGCAGACATTGGTCAGGTTTTACTTTACGGTTTCATTATTGCGGTTCCAACCGTTATTTTAGCTGGACCAGTATTTACGAAGATAGCTAAAAGATTAGTACCTGAATCATTTACGAAAACAGGCAGCATTGCCTCTTTAGGAGAACAAAAATCTTTTAAACTTGAAGAAACACCTGGATTTGGAATCAGTGTATTTACGGCTTTACTTCCGGTTATATTAATGTCAATTGCTACGATTATCACTTTGATGCAAAAAACAATGGGATTTGAAGATAATGGTCTACTAGCAGCTATCCGTTTTATTGGTGAAGCCGGTACTTCCATGTTGCTTTCCTTGTTATTTGCGGTCTATTCAATGGGATTAGCAAGAAAGATTCCAATGAAAGATATTATGGAATCTTGTACATCAGCAATCTTGCATATCGGAATGATGCTTTTGATCATAGGGGGCGGAGGAGCCTTCAAGCAAGTATTGATCGACGGCGGTGTAGGTGATTATGTAGCTGAATTATTCAAAGGAACATCATTATCACCAATCTTGCTTGCCTGGATCATCGCGGCAATCCTGCGTATTTCCTTAGGATCAGCTACCGTTGCTGCCTTAACGACAGCTGGTTTAGTAATTCCGATGTTAGGTCAAACGGACGTTAACCTTGCTCTAGTTGTGCTTGCTACTGGAGCGGGAAGTTTAATTGCTTCACACGTTAACGATGCTGGTTTCTGGATGTTTAAAGAATATTTTGGTTTAAGCATGAAAGAAACATTTGCAACATGGACCTTGCTTGAGACGATCATTTCAGTAGCTGGATTAGGATTCATTCTATTGCTGAGCTTATTTGTATAAGCCTTTCCCGGCAGTAAATCCCTCACTTATGGCAGGGATTTACTGCCTATTATTCTTAACATAGAAGGAGCAGAAATATATGTACAATACAATTGGTGTCATTGGTTTAGGGGTAATGGGCAGTAATATCGCTTTAAATATGGCTAGTAAAGGGGAACAAGTAGCTGTCTATAACTACACACGAGATTTAACGGACCAGCTTGTTGCTGAATTGGACAGTCAGTTGCTCCATCCGTATTACGAAATTCAAGACTTTGTTCAGTCTCTGGAAACTCCAAGAAAGATTTTTCTAATGGTAACTGCGGGTAAGCCGATCGACTCGGTTATCCATTCATTGCTTCCTCATCTTGAATCAGGCGATATTATCATGGACGGCGGCAACTCCCATTACGAAGACACTGAACGCAGATATGATGAATTGATATCCAAAGGAATCAGTTATTTGGGAATCGGTATTTCTGGTGGGGAAGTAGGGGCGCTAAAGGGACCTTCAATCATGCCGGGTGGAGATAAAGAGGCCTATGAAAAAGTCGCTCCGATTCTGACAAAAATCGCAGCACAAGTAAATGATGACCCTTGCTGTACCTACATCGGTCCTAAAGGAGCAGGTCATTTTGTGAAAATGGTACATAACGGGATTGAGTATGCAGATATGCAATTAATTGCCGAAACCTATACGTTTTTGAGAGAAAAGCTGCATTTGGAAGTTAATGAAATTGCTGACATCTTTGAAACATGGAATCAAGGTGAACTGAAAAGTTATTTAATCGAAATCACTGCTGAAATCTTAAGGAAAAAAGATGAAGTAACGGGCTTACCCTTGATCGATGTGATCCTTGATAAAGCAGGACAAAAAGGCACAGGCAAATGGACCAGCATGCAAGCAATTGATAACGGAATCCCAGCATCGATTATTACAGAGTCTTTGTTTGCTCGTTACATTTCTGCTTTAAAAGAAGAACGGGTTAATGCAGAAAATATTCTAACAGGCCCTGAGAACAATCAGCAAAATTTAGATAAAAATGAGTGGATTGACTATATTAGACAAGCATTATATATGGGAAAAGTTTGTGCATACGCGCAAGGTTTCACTCAATATAAAATGACTTCTGAACTTAACGGATGGGATTTGCCTTTAAAAGATATTGCGCTGATTTTCCGCGGTGGCTGCATCATTCGTGCAGAATTTTTAAATGTCATTAGCGAAGCCTATCAAAAGCAGCCGGATCTGGCGAATTTATTGATCTCACCATATTTTGCCGAAAAGGTTACAGATTATCAGGTAGGATTGCGAAAGGTTGTCTGTGAGGGAATAAACTCCGGTATCTCGTTCCCATGCTTAAGCGCTTCACTTTCTTATTACGATAGTTATCGAACAGGCATTTCAAATGCTAGTCTTTTGCAGGCACAACGTGATTATTTTGGTGCACATACCTATGAACGACGTGATTTGGCAGGAGTCTTTCACACAAACTGGCAGTGATGGAAAGTGACAAAGAAACAGTCATTTTTCAATAACCGTTCATGAATTTAAGACAAGTACTTTACTTCAATAAGAGAGTTGCTTTGGCAGCTCTTTTTATTATGTAACAAAAGGGGGTTTTTAAATTGGAGGGGGTGTGCGGGACTCCTGCGGGAAAAGCGTGTCCAGGGGAGATCCCGCAGGCTTTAATTAAGAGGCTGGAAATTTTAGTTATGGCATTTTAATTGGTGCATTTAATTGATGATAATCCCTATATGATCGATAAGATACAATTTTTTTATCCTGATAATGTCCATCCAACTGCAAAATTTTAGATTTATTGGTTTCTAAATAATAATTATACCCTTCTGTTTCTAAACTATGGAAGGCATAGGAAATTCCAAGCATTTGTTTCTTGGTGACTTTTGCATCAGGGTGATGTTGTATGAAATCAGCTAATTGTTGTACAGATGTTGATGGAGTGTCTGCGATATTAAATAATGTTTCCTTAATATTAGTCTTTACTTTATTCAAAGTAGTTTTTGCTTTATGTTTGATTTTGTTGGAACGCCTTGTCATAAATATCACTCCCACTCTGATTATAGTTAAAAGATTTATTATCTTATTTCCAATCAGCAAACGGAGTAAACACAAAATTGAAACCTGGGAGAACTTCTACTAAAAGAGAAAAAGTCTTGGTGTAAAAGATAATGTTTTTTGGGAGGTTTAATACTCAGTATAAGTGGTATATAAAGGATATCGGTTTATAGCAGTTTATTCCCACTGCTACCTTCATTATGTTAGGGGTCCTTTACGAAATAGTATCGTTTCCTGAATAATGTCGACTAGTAGCTCATATTCTTCTTTTGATTATTACTAATTATTTTCAAATAATAAAGGAGTGATAGATCATGAGGCAAATGTGTATTTACTGTTTTAAATGGGCTGACATGGATACGATGACACCAATTTTTGAACAAGGCAGGGAGTTCGTCAATTATTATTGCGAAGATTGTGTTACTGCTGTTATGGATAATTTGTTTAAGCTTCCATACAAACATGGTCGTTCCTATTCCGATGTATGCGAACAATCAAGAACCCACTAGCATCAAGCCAAGCCTTTTAATAGTTAAGCGATCGCTCATAGTCCATCTCAAAAGAGAAGGGCTTTTTTTGTTCGGGTTCTTCCTTTTCTTAATAATATTGCATTTTGCTCAAATGCCTTAATATAGGGGGAAACGGGGATTCAGAAATGAGTGCTCACCTAACATATGAATATCTTTAAAGTCGAAGGTCTCCCACAGTTTATTGATGGGTGGCCTTTTGTTGGATTCTTTTCAATCCTACTCCTACATTAAAGAACTGCCTGCCTGGCTGAAATGAAATGTACCGTCACATTTAAAAGCAATGTAACTGCAAGTAATTCCTCACGTAATTTGTCAGGAGGTTTAAAGCCTAGTTATTTCAACCCACTTAAACAATATGATCATGCCGAATATTATTAAGTGGTACTCATGAGGTAGTATATCGAATTGAGGAAAAATAAAATAGGATGTACATGATTTGATCCTGAAAATTTTGAATTTGGATTAGATATTAAACAAAATGTTCTTATATACAACAGATGGGTATCTAAATAAAGTTATCGTAATTTGTCTCTAGCTTTAACAATATTGCTCTTTATTTATTGGATAAGAATTTTATCAAAAAAAACAGTTAAGAAACTAAAGCATTTAAGGGGAAGATTAACCTGTTAAAGGAATTCTATGTTTGTTATACTCTTGACGCTGATGTTAAGTGGGAGAAAATAAAAAAAGGAATGAGCAGTAAAAAAGAGGATGTTTTACAAGAAGTCCTAAAAAGCATGGAACTCTGTGAGTATTTTATTGTAAAAAGTGAAAGTAAACATCATATTATCAATACATCTTTAATCCGTTATATACGTATTTTTGATGAAAAAAAGTAATCTCACTCCTGCTTTCTTATAATATAAGTTATGGTTGTATTCTCCTAACAGTCTATCTGGGAGGGGATTTTTCTTTGGGAAAAAAGGGGCAAACCTTTCATGCATATACAGAATAATAAAGCGTAAAGTTGCAAAAAAGTGATGTGCAAATAGCTAATTGGGTAAAGAAAGTCCAAAATAATGAGCCATTTAAGACCAGCGTGGTATATCGAATCAGTAAATATTGAAGAAGAAAATTTTTATCTGAAAGCGCAGGTGGACTATTTGTACAAAAACAGCTGAGCAAGCTTAAGTTGTATTCATGGTCGGTTAACACTTTGAAAGGAATGTAAAGATGAATAAAGAACTAGAGGATGATTTTATTGAGGCATTAATGGTTTCCCTTCAAGACGAAAGGGTCATTGAAAAGATAAAAACAATAGCAGAATCGGGCTCGTTTAGTCAAATGGGGGTACCTAAAGAGCTGCTGAGAGAAAAAGAAAAAGAAATTGCAAAGCTCCAGCAAGAGATTGAGTCGAAAAAAGAGGAAATTAGTGAGTACCGAATAATGATTGACCTACTAAATGAGAAAATGGACTCCTATTTTAATGAATTGCAAAAGAGAAGAGCAGACTACCGGGAAGCAGAAGAACTTTTCGAAGCTGTTCAACAATTATCAGAAACCACTAAAAATTCCTTGAAAGGAATCTTCAAGGGCGGTTCAGTGCAGGAATTTATTGTCTGTGGTGTGCAATATGAAAACATTTCATCTTTGTGGGATTTTATAAAAAACGAGATTATGGAAGGGAGGGAGCAGGAAAGAGTTATTTTGCTTGCCCTTTTTCAGTATTTCTTTCAACAATACAGTAAAACATACGATACTCCTTTATATAATTTACAGGAAGTGAAAATGAATGAGGTCTTCAGAGAAGACTTGTACATAAGAGCCCTCAATAGCAAAATATCCGGGAACATTACGGACATCCTGCTGCCAGGGTATATGAGCATTAATGGTAAAACCATTAAAAAATCCGTTGTGAGAATTTAGCAGGCGAAAAAGAGAATGAAAATAAAGGAGAAATAACAATGACATCGATTATTATCCCAGAGATTGAAGAAGGCATTGAAAAAATCCTTCTTATGCAATGGTATAAACAGCCGGGCGATTATATTACGGTGGGCGAAAGCTTAGCCAAATTCAGCTGTGAGGGCATCGAATTTGACCTTTTTTCAGAAAAAGAAGGTACCCTTAAAGAATTGAATGTAGCGGAGGACACTATAGTCAAGATTGGTGATCTGATATGTTATCTGGATTCTGGTGAAGCTCTTTCAGAAGAATTAATAATAGAAGTTGAAAAGCAAGAAATGATAGAAGATGAAGAGCCCCTTGAGAACGTTACAAGTTTAGCTGAAAAAAATAACATAGACAGTTCTATATACTTAATGAATAAGAACGAAGAGCAGGTTCTATTCTCACCTGAGTCCCAAACCGTTCCGGTCTCAACCATTTCAATGACTTATAAAGAAGTGAGATCTTTAATCAGCCATTTATATCAGAGTGCAGAAGAAACCTTTTTTAAAGATGAAGCGAGCTTCTTTCAAGATATTAAAAAAATGCTCCGTTCCAGATGGGTTTACATGAATAACGGGAATGTTATATATGATCACAACATTGCAGCTTTATTTCCTTATAGAAAATACTATGAATTAATGGACGAAGATTTTGACTACAAAGAGCATCTGGACGTTTCCGGTTTTAAAGGTGATGCCATGACACGAGAAGAAGCTGCCAAAAGTTTCAATACAACCGATCACCCTATATATAAGAAAATAATAGCTTTAGAGGATTACTCCACGAGTAAAAATCCTTCCATTTCAAGGATATTTGCCAATCAGACGGCTAACTCTTCTAAATCAATAGCGTTTAAATTCAACGGGTACGACATTCAAAGTTTCGATGTTGTAAATCAAAAAAACAATTTGCTGGGCAAAGGATTTTTCGTTCCCGTTTTCCGTTTAAATGGGGAAAATGCCTTTGGAATCAATGATCAAGTGGCTCTCCATCTCTGGCTGGAAAACCGTTTAGTACCAAGTGGATTAAGTGCAGAACGCCAGAAGGAGTATGATTATTTGCTGGCATTGTATCAATTAAAGGGTTTAGATCATGAAAGTTTTCTAAAAGAATTGCCATCAATAGCTATCGATTCCAAGACGTTTTATGAGAAGCTTTTAAACTCTGAAAAAGTAAGAGCTGATATTGATACATATGATGAAAAGATGCTAACAGATCCAAACCGAGGACATTGGGATTTATGGCCTGTCCTCTCTGATGAAAAACCTTTAACGATAAAACTGAATGAAGAAATAATGGCCAGAAACCCCAAAATGGATATTAGGGAGGACGGCATAGTTGGCATTGATTTTGGAACCAAAAGTACAGTGGTCGTTCATCAAGAGGAAAGTGATTTTACTCTTCCCATGCGTATTGGGGTTGGCTACCTTAACACGGAAGTACAAGATTGGCATTATGAAAATCCAACCGTGATTGAATTTATTGATTTAGAACATTTCCTGGAGCTTTATCAAGAAAAGGAAGGAAGGCCAGATACAAGGTGGCAGGATGTGACGGTTTCCCACAATGCTCTTAACAATTTGATGAATGGAAAGAGTGACCATTATTATTCCATATTGAATAATCTAAAGCAGTGGGCTGGAGAAAAGAGAAACGAGCTCCGATTAAAAGACAAGAGGGGATATGCCGTTGTACTGCGTTCCTTTCTGGACTTAGCCGACCAGGAAATCAACCCAATTGAGTTATACGCTTACTATCTCGGTTTGTATATCAATAACCAGAACAATGGGATATACCTGGACTACACCTTGTCTTTTCCAGTGACGTATGAAAAAGAGGTAAGAGAAAAAATTCTAAAGTGTTTTGAGTGTGGGTTAAAAAAGACGCTTCCTATGCCGATTCAGCAAGATGAAGAATTAATGAAAAAGTTTCGTGTCACCGCTGGGGCGAGCGAACCTGCTGCCTATGCCGTTTGTGCGTTACAGGAATACGGGTTTGAACCGGAAGATGATGAAAAGACGTACTATGGTGTGTTTGATTTTGGCGGAGGAACGACAGATTTTGATTTTGGTATTTGGCGTGAAGCGGGCTTGAAAGAAAGCAGATATGATTATGTCATCGAGCATTTTGCAGCGGGCGGGGACCGTTATTTAGGTGGAGAGAACATGCTAGAGCTTTTGGCGTTCCAAGTGTTTAAAAACAACCAAAGAACAATGCGTGAGCTAAATATTCCTTTTACTCTCCCAGCAGAATGTGTCAAATTTCCAGGAAGTGAAACGCTGATTAATGAGTCGCAAGAATCCTATTTAAATACGAAACAATTGGTAGAAAAATTAAGGCCGCTTTGGGAAAGGCATGAACGGTATGAAGAACAGTTTGGAAAAGGCATGATTCGGGCAGACTTGTTTGACAAAGCCGGACACGCAAAACTAAATGTGGAACTTTTGATCGATCAAGATGAAATGGAACAACTGATTGAGGAAAGAATTGAAAAAGGCATTAAAAATTTCTTTGAGTCATTAAGGCGTGCTTTTGCCCGATCAGAACCTAGTAAAATTAATAAAGTAAATATACTGCTTGCGGGTAATTCAAGTAAATCCCCGGTCGTTATGAATCTATTTAATAAATGGATTGAAAGGGAAGTGCAGAACACTCAAAATTGGGGAGAAGTGTCTGATAATCTTTTTGAGATTCTTCCACCACTGGGGACGGAAGGCGCTTATTTAAAGCAAGAAGAGAGAAACAGAGTGGTTAACCGAGATATTTTAACAGCCCCTACAGGAAAAACAGGCGTTGCCTTTGGGCTTGTACAAAGCAGAAAAGGCGGAAGTATAAAAGTTATTGACCGTGATATGATCAACGGTGAATCAAAGTTCAAGTATTTTCTTGGCATCGGGAGAAAAGGGAAATTAAAAACAGTGATTGATCAAGAAGAAGAGTATAGCAAATGGCATCTTTTCATTGATGCGTCAGAAGAAGATTTTGAAATTTATTACACAAGCCTGCCGGAAGCTAGTACCAACCAGCTTGATATTAAGCAGGCACAGAGGAAAAAGCTTCGAATTGGGCATGTAGATGATTCAGCTTTTGTTTATATTCGAACCATAAGCCCGACTGTTATTGAATATGTTGTTGCAGACGAAGACTCGATTTTAAATGGGGTATATTTATCTGAAATTACTAAAGTAGAATTAAGCTAATTTATCGCTTGAGAAATTCAGGAAGAAATGTAGACGGAAAATATTTTCGTGAACACACAACAGATAATTCAATTGTATGGGCATTTGTGTGGTATAAATGGAATAAGTCTCACTTGGTGCTTCGGTTAAGGTTTTATGTATGAGTGGAAAACAACTCAATTTAAGGGTAAAGGCCTCCACAGTTTACTGTGTGAGGCCTTTTCATGCTCGTCGTATTTGTATTCCTAAGAAAAAGTTTTCATTTTCAACATTTAATGCTAGAAGCTCATATGTGTTTATCCTGAGGGTTCACTTCCTTAATCCTCCTGATGTTCCATAATCGTTAATCGTTAATTGTATATTGTAGTTGATCGGGGTTTCACTGAATGTTTGGTCCCAATCCTTTTTGACCTTCTTCCAAACTTTGGGGTTCTCGATTCTCAATCGATTTCCGAAGCCGGCAACGTCCACTTGGTATTCTCTTTGCATTTTTTCCACTACATTTCTCACCAAGCGATTCACTTCTTTTTCAGCTAATTTTTCAGCTTTTTTTAGGAATTCATTTTTAAAAGCATTTCCTGGAACTACCCAGTTTTCAGACAGTCTTCCCACAGATTCAATGTTTACTTCAAAAGAGATGTTGTCTCCTTTAACTCGTGGTATGATCCTGCTTTTCATGGACTCTATCTCATACACAATCAGCTGACCTGTCTCTTCATCAAAGCTTTTCACTACACCGCCTTTTCCCTTACCTGTTATCCATGTTACGCCCTCCAGTTCTTCCTCATTTAAAAAACCAGTCATTTTGTGTGTCTTACCATCGATCACTGCAGCACCAGCAAATTTGACTTGCCCATTCACTGATAGTACATTTTGCAACAGAAAACTAGATTCTGATTTGATCTTACTTTCTATTTTAATTAGCGACATAGGAGGCAAAATCCTCGTTGTTCGATAGGCATTTTCCACAATGCCAACCAGGCGAAATGCTGGAATCTCTCCTGCTGTCTTTGTTTCCAGTGTGTTGCTTGCTCTTCCTTTACTGATGAGCAAAAGACAGCTTGGTCTAAAATCATTATCACGAAAATTAAGATCAAGTAATTGTTCCAAACCATGTGATTTTGCAAGACTTTCACTGATAACAATCACTTTCATATGGTTAGCGGTTAAAGGTTGTTCGTTTCTCAATGCTAATTCACGAGTCATCTGAAGGATGGAATCTCCCGTTTGAGAAACATTCAAATAAGCTTTTTGTTGTGGTCCGGCTTGTTTCGTTGTTGAACTTGCTACTTGTGGAGTGATAAGTTGATAGGTTGAAGTAATCAGGTCTTTTCTCAAATATCCTTCCCCTTGTTCATTTAACTCTTTCTCAATGAAGGTCTTCCTTCCTTTATCAAATGCCATACCTATTCCTAAACTTTGTTCTTCAATTTCATGACTGCTCCAACATCCTGTAAGA
This window encodes:
- the gntK gene encoding gluconokinase → MTSYMLGVDIGTTSTKAVLFTKKGDVIEQENIGYPLYTPDMTTAEQDPEEIFQAVLKAFTNITKQHPDKKISFISFSSAMHSVIAMDENDQPLTRCITWADNRSEAWAHKIKDELDGHEVYKRTGTPIHPMSPLSKITWIVNDHPEIATHVKKYIGIKEYIFKKFFDQYVVDYSLASSMGMMNLKNLDWDEEALRIAGITRGQLSELVPTTKVFNNCDPDLAKQIGIDPQTPFVIGASDGVLSNLGVNAIRKGEIAVTIGTSGAIRTIIDEPKTDEKGRIFCYALTEKHWVIGGPVNNGGMVLRWIRDEFASSEVETAKRLGIDAYEVLTKIAERVRPGADGLLFHPYLAGERAPLWNPDVRGSFFGLTLSHKKEHMIRAALEGVIYNLYTVFLALTECMDGPVTRIQATGGFARSAVWRQMMSDIFESEVVVPESYESSCLGACILGLYATGEIDSFEVVSEMIGNTHKHTPKDDSVKEYRQLLPIFINLSRVLENEYTQIANYQRNLINATK
- a CDS encoding GntP family permease, producing MPLVIVALGIVALLILIMGLKLNTFISLIIVSFGVALALGMPLDGIVKTIEAGLGGTLGHLALIFGLGAMLGKLIADSGGAQRIAMTLVKKFGEKNIQWAVVAASFIIGVALFFEVGLVLLIPIVFAISRELKVSILYLGIPMVAALSVTHGFLPPHPGPTVIAGEYGADIGQVLLYGFIIAVPTVILAGPVFTKIAKRLVPESFTKTGSIASLGEQKSFKLEETPGFGISVFTALLPVILMSIATIITLMQKTMGFEDNGLLAAIRFIGEAGTSMLLSLLFAVYSMGLARKIPMKDIMESCTSAILHIGMMLLIIGGGGAFKQVLIDGGVGDYVAELFKGTSLSPILLAWIIAAILRISLGSATVAALTTAGLVIPMLGQTDVNLALVVLATGAGSLIASHVNDAGFWMFKEYFGLSMKETFATWTLLETIISVAGLGFILLLSLFV
- the gnd gene encoding decarboxylating NADP(+)-dependent phosphogluconate dehydrogenase: MYNTIGVIGLGVMGSNIALNMASKGEQVAVYNYTRDLTDQLVAELDSQLLHPYYEIQDFVQSLETPRKIFLMVTAGKPIDSVIHSLLPHLESGDIIMDGGNSHYEDTERRYDELISKGISYLGIGISGGEVGALKGPSIMPGGDKEAYEKVAPILTKIAAQVNDDPCCTYIGPKGAGHFVKMVHNGIEYADMQLIAETYTFLREKLHLEVNEIADIFETWNQGELKSYLIEITAEILRKKDEVTGLPLIDVILDKAGQKGTGKWTSMQAIDNGIPASIITESLFARYISALKEERVNAENILTGPENNQQNLDKNEWIDYIRQALYMGKVCAYAQGFTQYKMTSELNGWDLPLKDIALIFRGGCIIRAEFLNVISEAYQKQPDLANLLISPYFAEKVTDYQVGLRKVVCEGINSGISFPCLSASLSYYDSYRTGISNASLLQAQRDYFGAHTYERRDLAGVFHTNWQ
- a CDS encoding biotin/lipoyl-containing protein, with translation MTSIIIPEIEEGIEKILLMQWYKQPGDYITVGESLAKFSCEGIEFDLFSEKEGTLKELNVAEDTIVKIGDLICYLDSGEALSEELIIEVEKQEMIEDEEPLENVTSLAEKNNIDSSIYLMNKNEEQVLFSPESQTVPVSTISMTYKEVRSLISHLYQSAEETFFKDEASFFQDIKKMLRSRWVYMNNGNVIYDHNIAALFPYRKYYELMDEDFDYKEHLDVSGFKGDAMTREEAAKSFNTTDHPIYKKIIALEDYSTSKNPSISRIFANQTANSSKSIAFKFNGYDIQSFDVVNQKNNLLGKGFFVPVFRLNGENAFGINDQVALHLWLENRLVPSGLSAERQKEYDYLLALYQLKGLDHESFLKELPSIAIDSKTFYEKLLNSEKVRADIDTYDEKMLTDPNRGHWDLWPVLSDEKPLTIKLNEEIMARNPKMDIREDGIVGIDFGTKSTVVVHQEESDFTLPMRIGVGYLNTEVQDWHYENPTVIEFIDLEHFLELYQEKEGRPDTRWQDVTVSHNALNNLMNGKSDHYYSILNNLKQWAGEKRNELRLKDKRGYAVVLRSFLDLADQEINPIELYAYYLGLYINNQNNGIYLDYTLSFPVTYEKEVREKILKCFECGLKKTLPMPIQQDEELMKKFRVTAGASEPAAYAVCALQEYGFEPEDDEKTYYGVFDFGGGTTDFDFGIWREAGLKESRYDYVIEHFAAGGDRYLGGENMLELLAFQVFKNNQRTMRELNIPFTLPAECVKFPGSETLINESQESYLNTKQLVEKLRPLWERHERYEEQFGKGMIRADLFDKAGHAKLNVELLIDQDEMEQLIEERIEKGIKNFFESLRRAFARSEPSKINKVNILLAGNSSKSPVVMNLFNKWIEREVQNTQNWGEVSDNLFEILPPLGTEGAYLKQEERNRVVNRDILTAPTGKTGVAFGLVQSRKGGSIKVIDRDMINGESKFKYFLGIGRKGKLKTVIDQEEEYSKWHLFIDASEEDFEIYYTSLPEASTNQLDIKQAQRKKLRIGHVDDSAFVYIRTISPTVIEYVVADEDSILNGVYLSEITKVELS
- a CDS encoding Ger(x)C family spore germination protein, yielding MKQTHKNIRPLFVSLSVLLLLFLTGCWSSHEIEEQSLGIGMAFDKGRKTFIEKELNEQGEGYLRKDLITSTYQLITPQVASSTTKQAGPQQKAYLNVSQTGDSILQMTRELALRNEQPLTANHMKVIVISESLAKSHGLEQLLDLNFRDNDFRPSCLLLISKGRASNTLETKTAGEIPAFRLVGIVENAYRTTRILPPMSLIKIESKIKSESSFLLQNVLSVNGQVKFAGAAVIDGKTHKMTGFLNEEELEGVTWITGKGKGGVVKSFDEETGQLIVYEIESMKSRIIPRVKGDNISFEVNIESVGRLSENWVVPGNAFKNEFLKKAEKLAEKEVNRLVRNVVEKMQREYQVDVAGFGNRLRIENPKVWKKVKKDWDQTFSETPINYNIQLTINDYGTSGGLRK